In Setaria viridis chromosome 5, Setaria_viridis_v4.0, whole genome shotgun sequence, the genomic stretch CCTGCCGGAGGCCGATGTCGCCGCGGCAGGCGTCGCACGAGCTGCTGGTCTTGTTCGGCATGATGGTTGCGAACTTCTTCGCATCTGATTTCGTTTCTTTCCGCTCTTAAAATGTTTTCGTTCCCTATTTAACATCGGGTATAACTTTGATTCCTTACATGACACTTTGTTAGATTTTTTATCGATCACCGTTAAATACCTTATGAAAAGACATTTTTGCTCCTATGGAAGAATGTGAGCCCCACCACACCCACCCTCCTCTCCGGTGTCTCGATCTCCCGCCGGCAAACAGTGGCTGCCCGCGGGCGCGGCTGGGGCAGCTGGAACTCGGGCGGGAGCAACAGCGGTAGGGATGACGACGGAGCGCTGGTGTGGTGGAGGCTggccgaggcggcgcggggaggcggcCGGGTCAGAGGAAACGTTGTTGGCCGGCGGAGTGGAAGCATCGAGGGCGGTGTCGGGGATGGGGGCGAtgtcgggcggcggggcggaggcagCGGCTGTGGCGTCGACGAGGGAGGTGGTGGCGTCATCGTGCGTGCGCTGGGCCGCCGCTCCACCACGCGggtccgccaccgccgtcgtgcGCCCACGTagggccgccgctcctcctcgccgtggGCATGCTCGTTGTGCTCCACTCCCTCCCCCCGCCACGCCGTCCTCCGCCTTCGCCGCTCCGGCACCGACGCCGGCTCGTCCGCAGCCCGCACGCCCACGCGTGGGGAGGGGTGGggacggccgccgcggctggAATAGACCAGCAAGGAGGGGCGCGGCCAGCTTGGAGGCGACGTCGAGGGGTGGGGGAGGTGCAGCCGCATACAACGACTGGGTAGCGCGGCCAGCCCCCACAATGGGGGCGGCGTGATGGCGTGGTAGGCaatgggagagaagaggaggggaggaaggagaaggatggGTGCGGTGGGGTCCACATTCTTCCATAAGAGAAAAATCGTCTTTTCACAGGGTATTTAACAGCGATCGGATGAAAAATATAACAGAGTGTTATATAAGTAACCAAAGTTATATCCGATATTAAATAGAGAATGAAAAAATTTTGAGGGTCAAGAAAGGAACGAGACTTAGAATCTAATGTTAAATAGAAAATTATCTCAAAAAGATGCATCCCCCTCGGAGCGTATATATCAGCCTGGGGACTTCCGGTCGCGTGAAATTGGCGCTGATTGCAACCGCATCCGGATCTGGTTACTTGAAAATTGGAGTCGGTCTCGCCTTACTTTCTTTATTTTGTATACTACTCCTACTGATGCATCAGCCTGGGGACTTCCGGTTGCGTGAAATTGGCGCTGATTGCAACCGCATCCGGCTCTGGTTACTTGAAAATTGGAGTCGGTCTCGCCTTCCTTTCTTTATTCTGTATACTACTCCTACTATCTTCCTTCTGCACATCTGGTCAGAATTTAGACCTTCGCGTACATACACGTTAAGGACTCTGCGCGACAGCCTAATGAACACGCTTACACGCCGAGCCAAAAATGAGCACGTACTCCCTCGTTCCAAAATCATAAATCGATTTAGCTTTACCTAAATCAAACTCatttaagtttgatcaaatttatataaagatagattaatattttaaatatcAAATAAGTACACCACCAACACATATTACATGGTGTATTTAATGAAAGCAGTTTCATATTGAGATTGAGGGTGCcggatctttcaaaaaaaaagttgcataTTGAGATATATATACATTTTCCTATACATCTGATTAAAGCCGAAGAATTTCATCTAAGGACAAAATTAGAGTAATTTATAATCTGAAATGGATGGTGTACCAAGTAGGAAAGGAGATTAAGCATTAGATTTCACTCCATAACTTCGTGTGATCCATTCATGATTTGGGCGTGCCAATTGTTTAATGCAATTTTATTCtactcaaaaagaaaaggaaaaactcaACATGTTATCATGTGGAGATGGACTCCGCTGGCTACTGTGAGGCACACACAGCCATTTTAAAGCACAATATATTAACAAATAAAGTAATAAATCTTgaataatttttatttcatgACGGAGTATTCCAACACGGATCAAAAGGATCTTGTTTcagacaacaaaaaaaaaagaacaaaagaagTTGTATTTAGCATGCGCTTCAAAATAAGCACAGCGCGCGGTACAGCATGCTTCGTGCGCCGTTCCTTGCCTTCAAGCTTCAACGGAAGCAGGCGTCAGGCGCCGTGGATCATTATTCATCCTTATTATTATAGCATCCGGGGAACTATGATTTGTGTTGATCGCTTCCCCCTCTTTTAAGCAACAGGGCTAGCCTTGATGTCCCATATCTCCTTGGCATACTGGGCGATGGTGCGGTCGCTGCTGAACTTGCCACTCCCAGCTGTGTTCAAGATGGACATCTTGATCCACTTCTTCTTATCCCTGTCACAGAACCAAAGCAATCAGTTtaagtaaagaaaaaaaataaagaagaataTCTCATTTGTACAGAAAATATGCAGATTAGTATAGTAGATTGGGTCAAGATATGAATCAGATTTTGACAATGTTCCGCAAATGATAAATTGTTAAACATTTGGTATGGTAATAGAACTTGGTTCTTGAAAAGTAGCACGTTCAGTGTTTGATTGATACAGAGGAACGGTGATTTTATTCTCAATTATAGCTAAACTTGTTAAAACAGGGTAGGCATTGCAGCTAGCACCCAGAGTGTTTGAATCTAATGGTGACTAAGGTAACAGTCTAACTAATACGAAGGCAAGGATTTTTATTAAAACTTAAGACTGCACGACCATGTTTGTTCAAGAGTTTGCAGGTGGACTTAATGCAGAAAGTATTTTGTTAGTGTTCTTACTTGTAGGCTGCATCCACCCGGTCCTGTGCATCTATATAGCCTGGGAAGTCATAGCCAACAAGGAAATAATCACCACGACCAAATCCAGAATTCCCTTCAAGGGAATCCAAGAGGGGTTCGTAGTTGTAGCTGCCAAAAGCACCGCTCCTTATAAGCTGCTTGGCTTCCTCAAATCGTGGGTCTGGTTTGAACTGTTTGTATTGTAAGAAATAAGTCAATAATAGTCCATCCACATAAAAGAAATATAAACTGAATAAAGACAACAGTGAATTCTAGTTGGAACTTCTTACCAAGCCATTTTCTCTGTCCTTCCTCAGCCCAGCAACTTCATCAGCTTTGGCACCGAAAAGGAAGAAATTATCTTCTCCTACCTCCTCTCTTATTTCAACATTAGCTCCATCAAGGGTGCCAATAATAACACAACCGTTCAGAGAGAATTTCATGTTACTTGTTCCACTTGCTTCCATACCAGCAGTACTAATATGTTGTGACAATTCGCTACCAGGAATAAGCACTTCAGCCACTGATACATTGTAATTTGGAATAAAGACAACCTGGGAGGAAAAGGAGAACCACACTTTAAATAAATGATATGGACCATCATGTATGGTGTAGCATATAAACAAGGGTGATACTCTATATGATGGATCGCAAATACTACATACTAAAGTTTCTGAAGGGTTCTATGAACAAACTAACATCAAAATATGAATGTGATAAATATAACTAGATCTGAGAAGTTCATACCTTCAGATATTTGTTAACTTCAGGATCATTGTTCACTACAGCACCAACATCATTTACCAATTTCACTATTCTTTTGGCATTTGTGTATGTTGCAAACGCTTTCCCCCCTAACATGACAGTGCGTGGCGTAACCTTCTGCTTCTCTTCTGCGCTCATTTCCTACAAGATTCATAGGCCTATTTCAAAGCTAGAACATGGTATATGAAAAAAGTGCATCTAAAGAAGTTAGCTCAACATGGTAAAACCAAAATGGGTATGAACACCACTTCAAAAAGGGATACAAGCAACTCAAAGAAACCTACCTTTAACTTTTTGTATCTGTAAACAGCTCCCAATATGTTTAGCAGCTGTCTCTTATACTCATGGATGCGTTTAATCTGTATATCAAAAAGGCTAGTTGGATCAATcgtaacacctgtcacatccaACACATGTTTGGCCAGGCGCTTCTTGCAAGCTAACTTTGCTGCTGCCCACTCAGCATGAAGTTTTTCATCATCTGCAAACTGTTGAAGGTTTTCGGTTATACTGTGATGAGCAATAACAAGTAGATACAAGTGTAGAAGCATTCACACATACTTTGCGAAGTCCAGTAAGTAGATCAAGGTTACTTGTCCACTGATCTGTCTTTAGCCATTTTGTGACTATTTCACTCAACTCAGGGTTACAAAACTTGAGCCATCTACGCGGAGTGATTCCATTAGTTTTGTTTTGGAATTTGTTAGGCCATATGGAGACATAATCTGCAAACAGTTCTTGCTTCAAAATGTTGCTGTGTAACTCAGCCACTCCATTCACCTGTCAGAAAAGTTTGAATATGCTTCAGTACATTCTCATTGATATTATAAGACAAATAAATATTAGAATATTCAGTAAAACATTAGGAATTGGAGAACCCCAGAACTAGTTGAAGGGCATTGTGGTTATGCTAATAATTATTTGCCATCAGGTAAGATGAAGAGGGCAGCAAATCCAGCATAGTATAAAGTCTGATCTTAGCACTTGATACTGCTCATCCTGACATAAGCAGCTATAAAACATGGGcatggaacaaaaaaaaaagcttaccGTATGAGAAGACACCACGCACAAATTTGCCATGCGCACCACTGGCTTCTGGGGATTTGAGCTATCTAAAACTTTCATTGAATCGATCTTTCCCTCCATTTCCTTGTGTTTGGAGATTACCAATTCTCTGAACTGCAAAATCAGTGGAACAACTTGTGAGGTTGTACCATAACTGCTGTGCCTAGAAAGAGTAAACGTGCCACGCAAATTACCCGCTTGTCAATTTCCTCAATAATTTCCATGTGTCGTGGAAGCAATTTCCTCATTACAATTTGTGACCATTTTTCAAGAGCTTCAGGAAGAACTGTATGATTGGTGTAAGAAACAGTCCTGGACCATGGAAGATAACTTTGTAATTAGTTCAAGTAAGAACACCTCTAAAAGTTTAATGGAGCTTAAATATTGGTCAAGAAAGATTTAAAAAGATCAATTATATAAAGAAAAATTGAACTTCACCTGTATGTGATATCCCAAGCTTCATCCCAACCAAGTCCCTCCTCATCCATAAGTAACCTCATTAGCTCAGGGATCGCAAGAGTAGGGTGGGTATCATTCAGTTGAACAGCAACTTTGGTAGGGAACTCACTCCACTTCCCTGAAGCCCTGTCAGCTTTCCTTTCTTTAAATCTGGCAATCATATCCTGGAAATAATCCACTGTCAGTTATGCTCATCAATATTCATCACAGATACATTTTTTTAAGATATTGATTATTGACAAATCTCTAGCAAACTATAACCATAATAAAAGGTATACTTTAATTAAAAAAACAGAGTAAATGATCTAAAATCTAATCATCATAGTACATTTTGAAAAATATCCAGGTGGTTGTGCATATAATATAACTATATACTGTGAAATGGTTGATCCtggtaataaaaaaataatgttgACGACTCaaacaatacaagaaagctATAACAATATGCTTGCAATTATATCATACACCATTCTCAAACAAACAGATCACAAGGTTGACATATATGTTTGGTTCTTTTTATTGGAACCTTGCAGGTGAAATGATTTGCTTAGCTACCTGAAGTGATGCGCTGCAAAGGAAAAACTGCTGCTTTAGCCTGAGAAGCTTCCCTTCTTCTGTAGCATCACCAGGATAGAGAACGGCACATATCTGCAATGTGATACTCAAAGACATAAGTCTGTTTTCTAGACCAAACTAGCTAGTCTATGAAGGAAAATGTTACAGTTTCAGCACACAACACCATCAATTAGTATCAATATTCCATTAATTAAAAGCATCACTCTTCCTTTAGTCTTTGGAATTATGTAAAATTGATAGTATTCAGCTTAGAATGAAATATCACCTGTTGGGCCCTAGCATGAAGTTGAGCAGCTGACTCATATTGACCATCATTGAATTGGAATAAGTTGAAATCCTCAGCAGTAGCTTTTGCTTCCCAAAGACGAAGGCTGATTGCATTTTTTGTCTTGTATCCAGGAATCGGCACGTCATATGCTAAAGCCTTTAGGACTTCTCCACCAACCCATTTCCGACTATCACACAATAAAGAAAGCAATCATATGACAAATTAAATCAAGGCCAAATAACCACacataatataaaataaacaacaaaaaaaagtcTGGCAGAAGGGTCCAAAGATCTAGGTAACTTTTATGTATGGATTTATCATTAAAGCATAAACAGATTTGCCAAGCCAAACTTAATTTTATGGTTCAGACATGCAAATTCATATTAGCAAAGTTTTTGGGTTACACAAAACCGGATCTGCACCTAAGAAAGTATTCCACGTCTTTGCAGGTTTTTTGGTCCAATCCCAAAATGACTAGGTGATGGATGCTGTAGGGCAATAAATGGGCttaatgaatttttttttcatgtgtgTGGGACTTCTACCATCGAGGTTAGAACTAGGAGTTTAGAATGGTAAACCAAGTTAAGAAGGAATGTGattctctttttttaatataaaaactATAACGTATAAGAAGCATTAAAAACTTCAAATTGAACTAAAAATCagcaaaaataaatatcatAAACAGGAAATGTATAGGTGCTCGAGTTGTACTTACGAGCCATCAGGCAAGATCTCCACATGGCCAAAAAATCTGACTGGGAACACAACATCATGCCTGGGAATCTCCCAGGGGCTGAATTtctgaaagggaaaaaaagagattGATTATAGAGATTTATAGAAAAAATGTGTCAGCAGAATCATATGAGCATCTGTGGTTCGTACATCAAGCCAATCTTCGGCGGTTTCTTCTTGGCCCTCCTTGGCAATGTGTTGTTTGAACAGTCCATATCGGTATCGCAGGCCATAGCCCCAAGCAGGCAAATTCAATGTTGCCATTGAATCCAAAAAGCAAGATGCAAGCCTACCCAAGCCACCATTTCCTAGAGCTGCATCTTTTTCCTGAGAAAAATCAGTTCAAAATAATTTGCATCATCAGTATCAGTGAGAAAATTGCTGGCATTTCAATCAGATCAGAAGGTAATAGTCAGATGTCATGAATCCACACATAAGGTCCTTGGCAACATTTAGGTTCATATATGAGCCAAATTATGCCAATCAAGCAGATAAAGAGAAAACATGTCAAATTGTGTTGATCCTGGAGCTTTACCTTTTTAGATAAACAAATCATTCAACTTAAAACTCATTTTCAGATCTGCTTCACTTATGCTGTGAGTATCGAATTTCTGTCAAGAATAGTCACAGTAATATCATGGGTTCTGATAAAGTTACACGAGTTAAGTTCCTTTCATATTCAGTTCAGATCTGGAATCTACAGAATCTCTTCTACAAAACGTGCGAATATATTCCCTTTTCCTGGTTTGGTAAGATAGTGAATCAAATCTAGGCTTATCCGATCGATCATCTCAGCTGTTTCTTAAACAAGTGATAAAAGCCGTCGATCCCATTAGGCAACGTCGCAGTCAAACAAGGCACCATCCTATTTAAATAACCACTGCCAGGTACTTCTAAATTGGCCTTAACTAACAAAAAGGCACACTGCAATTTAGGAGCGGAGACACTCCAAGAGAGCTCACCTGCCCCGCGAGGACCTCAAGCTCGTAGCCGAACTTCTTCACAGCCTCCGCGTAGGCCCCGGTGATGCCGAGGTTGCCGACGGCGTTGGTGAGCGCGCGGCCCTGAAGGTATTCCATGGACAGGTAGTACGTCTGCTTCGGATCCGTCTTGTGGAAATGCACGTAGGTGTCGTTCCATCTCTGCACATGCGCGCGGGTGAGGGAAAAGCTCACAGATCACACCTCCGCCTCAGTGCGGTACGCACGCCGCGAGAAGGGAATTCTAAGGATCGGCACGCGCGCGCTCACCTCGATGAGGTGGTCGCGGACGCTCTCGGCGGTGGCGTAGAAGGCCTCCTCGGGCCCGAACGCGAGCGGCGAGAAGTGGGGGCTGTACTGCGCGTGGTAGGAGATGTTTCCGGCGATGTCGGCGGGCTTCTCCGCCGCGGGGCTGGCCGCCGGCTTCACCTTTTCGGCCGCGCCGCACTTCTCCGGCATGGCGGGCACCCGGCGGGTGGGCGGTGGGGAATTGCGTAGAGCAGTCGGCgtgtgaggaggaggaggcgataAGGCTTCTCCGGGGGCTCGGGCAAGCACCgagtgggagaggaggaggaggatggaatGGGAGGAGCTCTGGAAGCCCGTGGCGCCTTTTCTAGGAGACGGGAGGGTCACGTGAGGAGGGCGACGGATCCGATAAATTGGGCGAGACCGTGAATTTTTGGGAAAACTGAAGCCGAGGGGAGATATTTTAGTTCGTGGTAGGGGACAAAGGCAGGAGAAAATGAAGGGGCGTCGATTGTTTTGTGGCGCCCCTTTGATTTTCTTTTGCTCTTTTTGCTTGACAAGTGTATTTTTGGCGGTAACTGTTAAATGTATATTCTCAGAATCAAATATATGCCGAACAATAGAATTTTTGGTCTCAGTTTTCCTTAGAAAATATGAAGTGGTAATTTGAATTTATATTTACATGTCAAACGAAATTTTGACATAATTGTCGTACAAGAACTTGTTCGATCGCGAGTGTCAGTCTACCCGATCGGTGGGATGGACGGGGAGTTGCATCGTCCAAGTGCAAGTAGCATGTACTCCAGTACTACTGTGGCTTATTTGAAATTTACTGTGGATTAGGGTAACTAGCATTGTTACACTGGTTTATGTTGCCAAAATGTATATATCTCGcaaacacattttttttttcctttttcgtgGTTTACACCGGACTATCAGAGTGACAGAGTGCAGAGATCGGGGGATTCAGGAGGCACGATTGGCAGGGGGGCGTCCTGAATTGGCAGAGGAACTCACGTGCCACGTGGAACGAGCACGCGAAGAGCCGAAGAGCGAGCGCGAGAGGGTGAATCGGGTACGGGATGGATCGTTCGGGCAATGGCAAATTTTTCCAGATCGGGCAGGAGCGCCGCTTTGGCCTTTTCCCCATCAGCTTTCCTATTTGAGAATGATATCTTCTGGCCTCGGGCACCGTGCGCGGCCAGATGATTGTCCCCGGTTTTATCATCATACGGCCCGATGGGCACCATGTTGCGAGATCTCAGGTTCTCAACTTTCTGAAATCCATGCTGGAATCGGCTCCATTTGGGCCTCATCGCTCATCCCAGCCGCCTCATCGTTCAGCACTCCAGCTTATGCGAGACCTGATCTGATGGTTGTTTGGTCGTTCTCTCAAGTGGCATCAACCCAAGCAGCGACGAGTCCTGGGCGATGTGATTGGTGGCATGTGGCAACCCGCAGGTTTGGAACTAAAATCGCGGGTGCCGGCTACTGAAATTGTTcgtgcggctccggctccgctaGATTCGAAGGTGCCTTAAATATCCTTAGGCACTTTTTTGAAGGTGAGGATGACCGCAGGATGGCGACCTCTTTGCGGTCCATGAGGCCCACCACGCTCGCGTCGCCTTCCGTCTCCGGTCGTGAACCGAGCCAGGGAACTGAGGCTTGTAGATTCAAATTGCATTGCGTGCATCATGCGTGGTGTCATGTGCTCGTCCTGGTGCGGGGTCCTTGCTGGTCGTTCACTGAGCTGTCATATGGTCATACGGATGGTGATGCACGCATGACAAAGTATCATGTGTAGCGTTCGGGTTGGCGCAGTCAGCTGCCACATCCCCCACGGCCACGGACCACGGTGGATGGAGCCGGGGGGCGGTCGATGTTCACGGCGTGTGGATGTCAGCGTAGCCGGCGATGATCGAGGTGAGTGAGAGGAGGCAGACTGTTTCCTTTCATAAGTTCCTGCTGGGTGAAATCTAAATAGGTACATGCCGTCTCTAAGTTATACCGCACCCAGTTTAAACCATGGCAGATTTGATGGAACTAAATCAGCTAATTTGGTAGTTTAGATGTTTGTGTATTTTCCATTAacttattgaagtttgactttGCATAGGAGTAAAACGTCTTACATTTTAAAATAAGAGAGAGCAGCAACCATTAGTGCAGACGGAATTTAGTAAGTTTCTTACTGAGTGAGGGCCTTGTAACTAGCTTGACGCCGGTGGTAAGAATCGATACGTTACTTGCTAGATTTTGAGTTAAAGTTGGGTCTTTCTTCAGCCCACTGCCCATCTCTTGGACTCAACTTGTCTAAAATCCCTCTCTATTTATGTTGATGAGCTCTTTCTACATGATGACGAATGTCCAATGACAAGTAGAGCTTCAAAGCGGAGTTCGTGCTTAGAAATAGAGCTAGAAAATATATATGAAGGGACAAATATTAGAAAATGAGTCATAGAGGATGCTCTTTCTTTAAACAAATTGGTAGGAGAGCCgtcaattatattaaaaagaagttCCTAAACGGGAGAAAAATATATACGCTCAAAGGATAACCTAGAAAAAAATCTCACTAAATACAAACTATAAACATGGCCCGACGTTAGATCCAGCCAGCTAAAGTGCAAATGTGCTTGGCCCGACCATCATCcagttgtttttctttttcatttttgcaGTTTATATGGTAAAATTTTCTATGCATACATGGAGTGCACCATGCTACCTATATGTCTTAAGACGGTGTGCTCAACCACACGAGAAAAATAATAGAAACAAATGATCCACTGAAGTTAGAAAAATAGCCATTAATTTGAATCCGGGTGTCATGCCACTATTTTTTATGAGGtgtcaaaaaaataatgaagagAGAAATAAAGTAGGTTTTCATCTTgataaaaatcatgaaaaaacCTACAAatatactctctccgtcccaaaatactagtttttaatattttttctatataCTTAGACacaatatatatctaggtgcatatagaaaagtcaaaaagaattgtaatttggaatggagggagtacggtTGTGTCTTgcctttgaaaaaaaataaaaaatgtattGGAAGAACTATTCCAATAATCAAATTAATTCTCTTTTACAAATTTTCCACTCTCGGAAATACCCATTGACTGTTTTTAAACTTTATGTTGACACCAGTTTTTGACCAGGATCAACCACTGAGGATAAGGTTGCGAGAGCCGA encodes the following:
- the LOC117857569 gene encoding alpha-glucan phosphorylase, H isozyme, coding for MPEKCGAAEKVKPAASPAAEKPADIAGNISYHAQYSPHFSPLAFGPEEAFYATAESVRDHLIERWNDTYVHFHKTDPKQTYYLSMEYLQGRALTNAVGNLGITGAYAEAVKKFGYELEVLAGQEKDAALGNGGLGRLASCFLDSMATLNLPAWGYGLRYRYGLFKQHIAKEGQEETAEDWLDKFSPWEIPRHDVVFPVRFFGHVEILPDGSRKWVGGEVLKALAYDVPIPGYKTKNAISLRLWEAKATAEDFNLFQFNDGQYESAAQLHARAQQICAVLYPGDATEEGKLLRLKQQFFLCSASLQDMIARFKERKADRASGKWSEFPTKVAVQLNDTHPTLAIPELMRLLMDEEGLGWDEAWDITYRTVSYTNHTVLPEALEKWSQIVMRKLLPRHMEIIEEIDKRFRELVISKHKEMEGKIDSMKVLDSSNPQKPVVRMANLCVVSSHTVNGVAELHSNILKQELFADYVSIWPNKFQNKTNGITPRRWLKFCNPELSEIVTKWLKTDQWTSNLDLLTGLRKFADDEKLHAEWAAAKLACKKRLAKHVLDVTGVTIDPTSLFDIQIKRIHEYKRQLLNILGAVYRYKKLKEMSAEEKQKVTPRTVMLGGKAFATYTNAKRIVKLVNDVGAVVNNDPEVNKYLKVVFIPNYNVSVAEVLIPGSELSQHISTAGMEASGTSNMKFSLNGCVIIGTLDGANVEIREEVGEDNFFLFGAKADEVAGLRKDRENGLFKPDPRFEEAKQLIRSGAFGSYNYEPLLDSLEGNSGFGRGDYFLVGYDFPGYIDAQDRVDAAYKDKKKWIKMSILNTAGSGKFSSDRTIAQYAKEIWDIKASPVA